In Cydia strobilella chromosome 8, ilCydStro3.1, whole genome shotgun sequence, one DNA window encodes the following:
- the LOC134743663 gene encoding synaptic vesicle glycoprotein 2B-like isoform X1: MCDLRSKMSEESVTTVITYVDKPILVGLDFLEHGADFEAAISATGFGRFHFCLLAITGLIYANTAIGITIVSFVLPAATCDFRMTSADKGWLTAAPMLGMVIGSYFWGCLADTKGRKIVLVSTLMLDGICGIISSFVQVLSIFMACRFINGFAVAGAMGICFPYLGEFQQTKYREKILCWMEMFWTLGVILLPLIAWAIIPITGIRIESGSFSYDSWNWFVASCGVPSLILGFWLLTFPESPKFMIECGDYDDALKCLKSVYKQNTGDDPDNYPIKSLKEKVRTISVASQHSQKSVRSLSMRKPKDLKRLFSEIWAQTKALCKPPYLKYTVLTCLIQFGLTTAYYTLMVWFPELFNRYEEFEHKFPNVSASVCDVSGIVTEESSSDPFDCLKTIDSSVYMHTLIVGLACIPTSLWLPLCVHKLGAKFFLIFSLTVAGIVTVAMYYVQNSTQNLVMSCIFEALTSLAISLVFCVLVDLFPTNLRVMAAALSLTAGRGGGLIGNLSFGYLIDINCVVPIALFAFLLFMAAFLCFFLPKTGQEALD; encoded by the exons ATGTGCGATTTACGGTCGAAAATGAGCGAGGAGTCAGTGACCACTGTGATTACTTACGTTGACAAGCCAATTCTAGTAG gtcTAGACTTTTTAGAGCATGGGGCGGACTTCGAGGCAGCCATTTCGGCAACAG GGTTCGGCCGCTTCCACTTCTGCCTGCTGGCCATCACCGGGCTGATCTACGCCAACACGGCCATCGGTATCACCATCGTGTCGTTCGTGCTGCCCGCGGCCACCTGTGACTTCCGGATGACCTCCGCCGATAAGGGCTGGCTTACTGCTGCCCCTATGTTGG GCATGGTGATCGGTTCGTACTTCTGGGGCTGCCTGGCCGACACCAAGGGCCGCAAGATCGTGCTGGTGTCCACGCTGATGCTGGACGGCATCTGCGGCATCATCTCGTCCTTTGTGCAGGTTCTCTCCATCTTCATGGCTTGCCGGTTCATCAACGGCTTTgc TGTCGCCGGCGCCATGGGTATTTGCTTCCCGTACCTAGGAGAGTTCCAGCAAACTAAATACAGAGAGAAGATCCTCTGCTGGATGGAAATGTTCTGGACTCTAGGAGTCATCTTGCTTCCTT TGATCGCCTGGGCCATCATCCCCATCACCGGCATCCGCATCGAGAGCGGCTCCTTCTCCTATGACTCGTGGAACTGGTTCGTGGCCTCCTGCGGCGTGCCGTCCCTCATCCTGGGCTTCTGGCTGCTGACCTTCCCCGAGAGCCCCAAGTTCATGATCGAGTGCGGCGACTACGATGACGCGCTCAAGTGCCTCAAGAGCGTCTACAAGCAGAACACCGGTGACGACCCCGATAACTATCCT ATCAAGAGCCTCAAGGAGAAAGTGCGAACGATATCGGTGGCGTCCCAGCACTCACAGAAGTCTGTGCGCAGCCTCAGCATGCGCAAACCCAAGGACCTCAAGAGGCTGTTCAGCGAGATCTGGGCCCAGACCAAGGCTCTCTGCAAGCCACCTTACCTCAAATACACCGTGCTGACTTGCCTTATCCAGTTTGGCCTCACTACGGC CTACTACACCCTCATGGTTTGGTTCCCCGAGCTGTTCAACCGCTACGAGGAATTCGAGCACAAGTTCCCCAACGTGTCCGCCTCCGTCTGCGACGTATCCGGCATAGTCACCGAGGAATCCAGCTCCGATCCCTTCGACTGCCTGAAGACCATTGATTCCAGCGTGTACATGCATACTCTGATCGTCGGTCTGGCGTGCATCCCCACGTCGCTTTGGCTGCCACTGTGCGTCCACAAACTAGGAGCTAAATTCTTCTTGA TCTTCAGTTTAACGGTCGCCGGCATCGTCACAGTCGCCATGTACTACGTGCAGAACTCCACCCAGAACTTGGTGATGTCCTGTATCTTCGAAGCCCTCACTTCGCTCGCCATCTCGCTCGTCTTCTGCGTGCTTGTCGACTTGTTCCCTACGAACCTCAG GGTAATGGCTGCCGCGCTATCTCTGACGGCGGGCCGAGGCGGCGGGCTGATCGGGAACCTCTCCTTCGGGTACCTCATCGACATCAACTGCGTGGTGCCCATCGCGCTCTTCGCATTCCTACTTTTCA TGGCTGCCTTCCTTTGCTTCTTCTTGCCAAAGACGGGCCAAGAGGCACTGGACTAA
- the LOC134743663 gene encoding synaptic vesicle glycoprotein 2B-like isoform X2 has product MGLDFLEHGADFEAAISATGFGRFHFCLLAITGLIYANTAIGITIVSFVLPAATCDFRMTSADKGWLTAAPMLGMVIGSYFWGCLADTKGRKIVLVSTLMLDGICGIISSFVQVLSIFMACRFINGFAVAGAMGICFPYLGEFQQTKYREKILCWMEMFWTLGVILLPLIAWAIIPITGIRIESGSFSYDSWNWFVASCGVPSLILGFWLLTFPESPKFMIECGDYDDALKCLKSVYKQNTGDDPDNYPIKSLKEKVRTISVASQHSQKSVRSLSMRKPKDLKRLFSEIWAQTKALCKPPYLKYTVLTCLIQFGLTTAYYTLMVWFPELFNRYEEFEHKFPNVSASVCDVSGIVTEESSSDPFDCLKTIDSSVYMHTLIVGLACIPTSLWLPLCVHKLGAKFFLIFSLTVAGIVTVAMYYVQNSTQNLVMSCIFEALTSLAISLVFCVLVDLFPTNLRVMAAALSLTAGRGGGLIGNLSFGYLIDINCVVPIALFAFLLFMAAFLCFFLPKTGQEALD; this is encoded by the exons gtcTAGACTTTTTAGAGCATGGGGCGGACTTCGAGGCAGCCATTTCGGCAACAG GGTTCGGCCGCTTCCACTTCTGCCTGCTGGCCATCACCGGGCTGATCTACGCCAACACGGCCATCGGTATCACCATCGTGTCGTTCGTGCTGCCCGCGGCCACCTGTGACTTCCGGATGACCTCCGCCGATAAGGGCTGGCTTACTGCTGCCCCTATGTTGG GCATGGTGATCGGTTCGTACTTCTGGGGCTGCCTGGCCGACACCAAGGGCCGCAAGATCGTGCTGGTGTCCACGCTGATGCTGGACGGCATCTGCGGCATCATCTCGTCCTTTGTGCAGGTTCTCTCCATCTTCATGGCTTGCCGGTTCATCAACGGCTTTgc TGTCGCCGGCGCCATGGGTATTTGCTTCCCGTACCTAGGAGAGTTCCAGCAAACTAAATACAGAGAGAAGATCCTCTGCTGGATGGAAATGTTCTGGACTCTAGGAGTCATCTTGCTTCCTT TGATCGCCTGGGCCATCATCCCCATCACCGGCATCCGCATCGAGAGCGGCTCCTTCTCCTATGACTCGTGGAACTGGTTCGTGGCCTCCTGCGGCGTGCCGTCCCTCATCCTGGGCTTCTGGCTGCTGACCTTCCCCGAGAGCCCCAAGTTCATGATCGAGTGCGGCGACTACGATGACGCGCTCAAGTGCCTCAAGAGCGTCTACAAGCAGAACACCGGTGACGACCCCGATAACTATCCT ATCAAGAGCCTCAAGGAGAAAGTGCGAACGATATCGGTGGCGTCCCAGCACTCACAGAAGTCTGTGCGCAGCCTCAGCATGCGCAAACCCAAGGACCTCAAGAGGCTGTTCAGCGAGATCTGGGCCCAGACCAAGGCTCTCTGCAAGCCACCTTACCTCAAATACACCGTGCTGACTTGCCTTATCCAGTTTGGCCTCACTACGGC CTACTACACCCTCATGGTTTGGTTCCCCGAGCTGTTCAACCGCTACGAGGAATTCGAGCACAAGTTCCCCAACGTGTCCGCCTCCGTCTGCGACGTATCCGGCATAGTCACCGAGGAATCCAGCTCCGATCCCTTCGACTGCCTGAAGACCATTGATTCCAGCGTGTACATGCATACTCTGATCGTCGGTCTGGCGTGCATCCCCACGTCGCTTTGGCTGCCACTGTGCGTCCACAAACTAGGAGCTAAATTCTTCTTGA TCTTCAGTTTAACGGTCGCCGGCATCGTCACAGTCGCCATGTACTACGTGCAGAACTCCACCCAGAACTTGGTGATGTCCTGTATCTTCGAAGCCCTCACTTCGCTCGCCATCTCGCTCGTCTTCTGCGTGCTTGTCGACTTGTTCCCTACGAACCTCAG GGTAATGGCTGCCGCGCTATCTCTGACGGCGGGCCGAGGCGGCGGGCTGATCGGGAACCTCTCCTTCGGGTACCTCATCGACATCAACTGCGTGGTGCCCATCGCGCTCTTCGCATTCCTACTTTTCA TGGCTGCCTTCCTTTGCTTCTTCTTGCCAAAGACGGGCCAAGAGGCACTGGACTAA
- the LOC134743667 gene encoding charged multivesicular body protein 5 has product MNRIFGRGKQKTPGPSITDCISTVDGRADNIEQKVNKLETELRKYKDQMAKMREGPAKNSVKQKAMRVLKQKKMYEQQLDNLRAQSFNMEQANYATQTLKDTHATVQAMKDGVTQMKKEFKKINIDNIEDVNDELADMMEQADEVQEALGRQYGMPEIDDDELAAELDALGDEIALDDDTSYLDDVVKAPAAPDKEPGADSVRNKDGVPVDEFGLPQVPSAAQTTR; this is encoded by the exons atgaACAGAATATTCGGCAGAGGAAAACAAAAGACTCCAGGTCCAAGCATAACAGACTGCATTAGCACT GTGGATGGTCGAGCAGATAATATAGAGCAAAAGGTCAATAAGTTGGAGACAGAACTAAGGAAATACAAAGACCAAATGGCTAAAATGAGAGAAGGACCGGCGAAAAACTCTGTTAAACAAAAAGCTATGAGGGTTCTAAAGCAGAAGAAAAT GTATGAGCAGCAACTGGACAATCTCCGAGCTCAATCATTCAACATGGAGCAAGCAAACTATGCTACACAAACACTGAAGGACACACACGCAACCGTCCAAGCCATGAAAGATGGTGTCACTCAGATGAAAAAGGAGTTTAAGAAAATCAATATAGATAACATTGAG GATGTGAATGACGAATTAGCAGATATGATGGAGCAAGCTGACGAGGTGCAGGAGGCGCTCGGCCGCCAGTACGGCATGCCGGAGATCGATGACGACGAATTAGCTGCTGAACTTGATGCCctag GCGACGAGATAGCCCTGGACGACGACACGTCGTACCTTGACGACGTGGTGAAGGCGCCGGCCGCGCCCGACAAGGAGCCCGGCGCCGACAGCGTGCGCAACAAGGACGGAGTGCCCGTCGACGAGTTCGGCCTCCCGCAGGTGCCCAGCGCCGCGCAGACTACGCGCTAA
- the LOC134743339 gene encoding thiamin pyrophosphokinase 1 — MIPKLAVREVVCVIRKHFGMALRGVSVNGVHNPCNSQCNPVQCWKWDVSPIIYHTKPVNYAVLVLNTPITQSQTFFTQLWNSAKLRITVDGGTNKWETFINNCSEEIQNDIKLPDLVTGDFDSISQDDLEKYRKKGCKVAHTPDQNHTDFTKALMELSTHCRQTNTDVDHVIAIAQSSRRMDQIFGNVQTMFLAKEKQLLSPTTRLYLISDDAVSWLLSPGDHVIAVPEESKKHKRAWCSLVPIGEPCVVTSTGLKWNLNNQILAFGKLVSSSNTFTEADTVTVKCSHPLLWSMRVPSLQSS; from the exons ATGATACCGAAACTTGCTGTGCGCGAAGTAGTGTGCGTAATACGCAAACATTTTGGCATGGCTCTCCGAGGAGTATCAGTGAATGGTGTA CATAACCCATGCAACTCTCAATGCAATCCTGTACAGTGCTGGAAATGGGATGTCAGCCCCATCATATATCACACCAAACCAGTCAACTATGCGGTCCTAGTACTTAATACCCCAATCACACAGAGTCAAACGTTTTTCACACAATTATGGAATAGTG caaAACTAAGAATAACGGTGGATGGTGGTACCAACAAATGGGagacatttataaataattgttcAGAAGAAATACAAAATGACATAAAATTACCAGACCTTGTGACCGGGGACTTTGATTCAATTTCTCAAGATGACTTAGAAAAATACAGAAAGAAAGGTTGTAAG GTGGCACACACGCCAGACCAGAACCACACGGACTTCACGAAGGCCTTGATGGAATTATCCACGCATTGCCGGCAAACCAACACAGAT GTGGACCACGTCATAGCAATAGCACAATCATCCCGAAGGATGGACCAAATATTTGGCAACGTACAAACGATGTTCCTGGCTAAAGAAAAGCAGCTCCTAAGTCCCACAACCAGATTGTACCTGATATCTGACGATGCTGTTTCTTGGTTGCTCTCTCCGGGAGATCACGTAATAGCTGTGCCTGAAGAGTCAAAGAAACATAAGAGAGCTTGGTGTTCTTTGGTGCCTATTGGAGAGCCTTGTGTTGTTACTTCTACTGGACTGAAATGGAATTTGA ACAATCAGATCTTAGCGTTCGGAAAGCTAGTCAGTTCGTCTAACACGTTTACGGAAGCCGACACAGTGACGGTCAAATGCAGCCACCCGCTTCTGTGGTCTATGAGAGTGCCCAGTCTACAAA GCTCATAA